Genomic DNA from Flavobacterium sp. N502540:
TCCATGTGCAATCCGGAAGTGAAATCATTTCGGATGCTCCTGTAGACAATAACGGAAAAGGAGAAGCTTTCTCTCCCACAGATACTGTTGCCAATGCTTTAGCGAGCTGTATGATGACGATTATGGGAATTAAAGCCCGTGATCTGAATGTAAATTTAGTCGATTCAACTGCCGAAGTAACGAAGATTATGAACGCAGAACCGAGACGTATAGGAGCGATTGAAATCGCTTTTGAAATGAAAGGGGATGCCGATGAGAAAAGCAAAACAATCCTGGAACGCGCTGCGATGACCTGTCCGGTATTTTTAAGTCTGAATCCTGAAATCGAAAAGAAAATTACTTTTAACTGGAAGTAATCTGAAGTATTAAAAGTAAAGAACATTTAAAATGCCCCCAAAAAAGTCAAACACTATTTGGGGGCATTTTTATGGTGTGAAAAGTAAAATAACCACCCTTTTTTATTGACTTAAATATAAATACCCGACTTGTTTCGTTGTAAAAGTATCTTTAGTAACGGATAGAATATAAAAATAAGTTCCGTCAGGCAGTCCTTCGTTTTTTAAGAAAACATTTTTGACATTAGCAAATCCATTAAAAACGTTTTCATTGGTGCCATATGCTGTTGTTCGGAATACTTTAATCCCTCTGCTATCGTATATTTCAACTTCATTTTGAGTCCCGTCTAACCCCTCAATTCTTAGATAATCATTCAGTCCGTCTTTATTGGGAGAAACGGCATTATACACTACAAAAGAAACTGTTTTTTTAACTTTAGCAGTAGTAAATATACCATTACCGGATAGATTAACAGGAGAAGAGATCGTTTGATCTTCTTTGTTCACTACTCCGCCTACGTCAATCCAGCTATTTTTAGCACTATCCCAACGCACAATATGGATCTCAGAAGGCGATTCAGTAATACTTGCCGGAGTTACCGATTCATCCCAGCTTAAAGTGAGGATAAGATCTGAAGTGCTTCCTAGTTTTTTAACGGCCCAGTATTCTTTATCATTTACAACCAGAATATTGCTTGTTTTATTCTTAAAAGGATACAAAATACCTGCATCTTTCAGAAAGTATTTTCCACTGAAAGCATCAGTATCCATTTTAAGAGCAGAAATGCCAGCAGAACGGTATTTTAATTGATCTCCAACCGGAAAGGTAAAGTCATTATTTCCATTTTTCATTACTTCACCATCTACAAAACTTTTGTCACTAACATTTACGCAGCCTGAGCCATTTTCAAAAATAACCAGACCTCCAAAAGAATCATCGTCGATAATTCCTTCTTTGAAGTCGGCCATTCCCGAAATACTTAAATAGTTAGAAACCTGAAAAGTTGCATCATTACCATTACTAGTGTTATTAAATTCGACATTATAGAGTTCGATAGGGATATTCCCGGATATATTCTGATACCCTGAGACTCCTCTTAATCGTGTTATGCTTCTGGAATTACCAGGACTAAAACTGATCAAGCCGTCATTGTTTATATGATTGTATAAAAATAATTCACCATCATTAATTAAAACAGCTTTAGATTTATTATCGAAAGCGTTTACAAAACTTACAGGAGTATTGGATGCCACAAAAAGCTCGCCTGTATTGATTATTTGGGAAGTGGCACAATATGGAATCAATAAAAGTACCAGACTGCTTTTTAAATTTAGTATTCTCATCTTAAAAATTGCTATTTTATTTTACTGCTGCTCTATTCCTTCTTTTTGAATAAATTTCAAAGCTATTCACTTATATTTTTCTTCATCCTGATCTGTGATAAGGTAATACTACCCGATGCCAGATGTTCCCAATTTCGTGCAATTTTTGAGAAAGAGATGCCGTTCGAGTACCTAAGCTGTGTATAAATTGAAAATCGGATAAAAACGGTACTGCGAAATAGATTTTCTCTTAGTACCAATCCTAGGGAAAAAATGACAAACAATGTTACTTCATATTTTTAGATTATATAAACGATAAGTAACAGCTGGTCT
This window encodes:
- a CDS encoding OsmC family protein, which produces MTSKVTYLGDLRTKSIHVQSGSEIISDAPVDNNGKGEAFSPTDTVANALASCMMTIMGIKARDLNVNLVDSTAEVTKIMNAEPRRIGAIEIAFEMKGDADEKSKTILERAAMTCPVFLSLNPEIEKKITFNWK
- a CDS encoding gliding motility-associated C-terminal domain-containing protein; the encoded protein is MRILNLKSSLVLLLIPYCATSQIINTGELFVASNTPVSFVNAFDNKSKAVLINDGELFLYNHINNDGLISFSPGNSRSITRLRGVSGYQNISGNIPIELYNVEFNNTSNGNDATFQVSNYLSISGMADFKEGIIDDDSFGGLVIFENGSGCVNVSDKSFVDGEVMKNGNNDFTFPVGDQLKYRSAGISALKMDTDAFSGKYFLKDAGILYPFKNKTSNILVVNDKEYWAVKKLGSTSDLILTLSWDESVTPASITESPSEIHIVRWDSAKNSWIDVGGVVNKEDQTISSPVNLSGNGIFTTAKVKKTVSFVVYNAVSPNKDGLNDYLRIEGLDGTQNEVEIYDSRGIKVFRTTAYGTNENVFNGFANVKNVFLKNEGLPDGTYFYILSVTKDTFTTKQVGYLYLSQ